Proteins found in one Nocardia brasiliensis ATCC 700358 genomic segment:
- a CDS encoding ABC transporter permease yields the protein MNLFLDAWSYFTDGANWSGPAGIETRIAQHLWYSFLTIALSAAIALPLGLVIGHTGRGSALLVGFANAMRALPTLGLLTFLVLLLGLGLIPPLLALITVGIPPLLAGAYAGIANVPADVVDASRAMGMTERQILFRVEVPNALPILLTGLRGATLQVVATATIAAYVNLGGLGRYIFDGISLYRYDRVLVGALLVAVLAMVLDGLLAFAVWVSTPGTGRLRRADALPGAPDLSVRSAN from the coding sequence GTGAACCTTTTCCTCGACGCGTGGTCCTACTTCACCGACGGTGCGAACTGGAGCGGCCCCGCGGGCATCGAAACCCGTATCGCGCAACACCTCTGGTACAGCTTCCTCACCATCGCGCTGTCCGCGGCGATCGCGCTTCCGCTCGGTCTGGTGATCGGGCACACCGGGCGCGGCTCCGCGCTGCTGGTCGGATTCGCCAACGCCATGCGCGCGCTGCCGACCCTGGGCCTGCTCACCTTTCTGGTGCTGCTGCTCGGCCTCGGCCTGATCCCACCGCTGCTCGCCCTGATCACCGTGGGGATTCCGCCGCTGCTGGCCGGCGCCTACGCGGGCATCGCCAATGTGCCCGCCGACGTGGTGGACGCGTCCCGGGCGATGGGCATGACCGAGCGGCAGATCCTGTTCCGGGTCGAGGTGCCCAACGCGCTGCCCATCCTGCTCACCGGCCTGCGCGGCGCGACGCTGCAGGTGGTCGCCACCGCGACCATCGCGGCCTATGTCAACCTCGGCGGGCTCGGCCGCTACATCTTCGACGGCATCAGCCTGTACCGGTACGACCGCGTTCTGGTGGGCGCGTTGCTGGTGGCGGTGCTGGCCATGGTCCTGGACGGCTTGCTCGCCTTCGCCGTCTGGGTGAGCACGCCGGGGACCGGCCGGTTGCGCCGGGCCGACGCGCTGCCCGGCGCACCCGATCTGAGCGTGCGTTCCGCGAACTGA
- a CDS encoding ABC transporter permease, with the protein MRYLIDNFAEIWGFTKTHLYLALVPLLLGLVIAIPLGALVRRVTWLRRVTVTVASLAYTIPSLALFVIIPPLVGISTIDPLNVIIALTMYSTALLVIAVPAALDSVPADVVDAADAVGCSSLRRTLTVDMPLAIPVFVSSLRVVVVTNIAMVSVGALIGVGGVGKLFTQGYQRDYPDEIVAGIIVILALALIFDRLIYVLGRWSTPWVRADVRTAQARGRRS; encoded by the coding sequence GTGCGATACCTGATCGACAACTTCGCCGAGATCTGGGGGTTCACCAAGACCCACCTGTACTTGGCGCTGGTGCCCCTGCTGCTCGGCCTGGTGATCGCGATTCCGTTGGGCGCGTTGGTGCGTCGGGTGACCTGGCTGCGCCGGGTGACGGTGACCGTGGCCAGCCTGGCGTACACGATTCCGTCGCTTGCGCTGTTCGTGATCATCCCGCCGCTGGTCGGGATCTCCACGATCGACCCGTTGAACGTGATCATCGCGCTGACCATGTACTCGACCGCGCTGCTCGTGATCGCCGTGCCGGCGGCGCTGGATTCGGTGCCCGCCGACGTGGTCGACGCCGCCGACGCGGTCGGGTGCAGCTCGCTGCGGCGCACGCTGACCGTCGACATGCCGTTGGCCATCCCGGTTTTCGTGTCCAGCCTGCGGGTCGTCGTGGTGACCAATATCGCGATGGTGTCGGTGGGCGCGCTGATCGGCGTCGGCGGCGTCGGCAAATTGTTCACGCAGGGCTACCAGCGTGATTACCCCGACGAGATCGTCGCGGGCATCATCGTGATCCTGGCGCTGGCCTTGATCTTCGACCGCCTGATCTACGTGCTCGGCCGCTGGTCGACGCCGTGGGTGCGGGCCGACGTCCGGACCGCGCAGGCGAGAGGCCGGCGCTCGTGA
- a CDS encoding ABC transporter ATP-binding protein, producing the protein MSDIEFRGISKTYPDGTHAVTDLDLRIESGSFTVFVGPSGCGKTTSMRMINRMITPSSGTITIAGQDISKVDPVKLRLGIGYVIQSGGLLPHRTVVDNVATVPVLRGDSRKAARAAALEVLDRVGLDRSLAGRYPAQLSGGQQQRVGVARALAADPPVLLMDEPFSAVDPVVRAELQVEMQRLQAELRKTIVFVTHDIDEAITLGDRVAVFGRGGVLQQYDPPDHVLAQPATDFVADFVGRDRGYRGLSFRTAKEVPLHELRTATAAEVSALRLDRGDWVLIVDAERKPAGWIDVTGVESVRAGHTLADSTSAGGSLFTPTGDLRQALDAAISSPSGIGVAVDEAGAVRGGVLATEVLQQLAGQRATEDAERNRHFFEQEEAR; encoded by the coding sequence TTGTCCGATATCGAGTTTCGCGGTATCAGCAAGACCTATCCGGACGGCACGCACGCCGTCACCGACCTCGATCTGCGGATCGAGTCCGGCTCGTTCACCGTGTTCGTCGGCCCGTCCGGCTGCGGCAAGACCACGTCGATGCGGATGATCAACCGGATGATCACGCCCAGTTCGGGCACGATCACCATTGCCGGACAGGATATTTCGAAGGTCGACCCGGTAAAGCTCCGGCTCGGTATCGGCTATGTGATCCAGAGCGGCGGGCTGCTGCCGCACCGCACGGTCGTGGACAATGTCGCGACCGTGCCGGTGCTGCGCGGTGATTCGCGCAAGGCGGCCCGGGCCGCGGCGTTGGAGGTGCTCGATCGGGTCGGTCTGGATCGCTCGCTGGCGGGCCGGTATCCGGCCCAGCTGTCCGGCGGGCAGCAGCAGCGGGTCGGGGTGGCCCGGGCGCTGGCCGCCGACCCGCCGGTGCTGCTGATGGACGAGCCGTTCAGCGCCGTCGATCCGGTGGTACGGGCCGAGTTGCAGGTCGAAATGCAAAGGCTGCAAGCGGAATTGCGGAAGACCATCGTGTTCGTGACCCACGACATCGATGAGGCGATCACCCTCGGCGACCGAGTCGCGGTCTTCGGCCGGGGCGGGGTGCTGCAGCAGTACGATCCGCCGGACCACGTACTCGCCCAGCCCGCCACCGATTTCGTCGCCGATTTCGTCGGCCGGGACCGCGGCTATCGCGGCCTGTCCTTCCGCACGGCGAAAGAGGTTCCGCTGCACGAGCTTCGGACCGCGACCGCCGCGGAGGTGTCCGCCCTGCGGTTGGATCGCGGGGACTGGGTGCTGATCGTCGATGCCGAACGCAAGCCCGCGGGCTGGATCGACGTCACCGGGGTGGAGTCGGTGCGTGCCGGACATACCTTGGCGGACAGCACATCCGCGGGCGGTTCGCTGTTCACGCCGACCGGCGACCTGCGCCAGGCGCTGGACGCCGCGATCTCCTCGCCCTCCGGTATCGGGGTGGCCGTGGACGAGGCGGGCGCGGTGCGCGGCGGCGTGCTCGCCACCGAGGTGCTGCAACAGCTGGCCGGCCAGCGCGCCACCGAGGACGCCGAACGCAACCGGCACTTCTTCGAACAGGAAGAAGCGCGGTGA
- a CDS encoding ABC transporter substrate-binding protein, which produces MILSACGNSDPLASKGDCAGDGLVVGSANFPESETVAEIYAEVLRVNGFKVDTKLNIGSREAYVPAVRECAISVIPEYNGNLLQYLDKNATATSAADVNSALTAALGSELAVGTPAPGEDSDAVVVTKATAERWNLRSIADLAAHSAEVKFGAPAEFQERPGGLPGLKKNYNLDIAANNFVPIADGGGPATVRALVEGQVTAADIFTTSPAITQNNLVVLEDPKHNFPAQNVIPLFNAAKKTDKALAALNAASAKLTTAELIKLNEAVSGTAKTEPKAAAVAWVAAQGLNTPAG; this is translated from the coding sequence ATGATCCTGTCCGCCTGCGGCAACTCCGATCCACTGGCGAGCAAGGGCGACTGCGCCGGCGACGGGCTCGTCGTCGGTTCCGCGAACTTCCCGGAGTCGGAGACCGTCGCGGAAATCTACGCGGAGGTGTTGCGCGTCAACGGCTTCAAGGTCGACACCAAGCTGAACATCGGCAGCCGGGAGGCGTACGTCCCGGCTGTGCGCGAGTGCGCGATCTCGGTGATCCCCGAGTACAACGGCAACCTGCTGCAGTACCTGGACAAGAACGCCACCGCGACCAGTGCCGCGGACGTGAACAGCGCGCTCACCGCCGCGCTCGGCAGCGAACTCGCGGTCGGCACCCCCGCGCCCGGCGAGGATTCCGACGCCGTGGTGGTGACCAAGGCGACCGCCGAGCGCTGGAACCTGCGCTCCATCGCGGATCTGGCCGCGCACTCGGCCGAGGTGAAATTCGGTGCGCCCGCGGAATTTCAGGAGCGGCCGGGCGGGCTGCCCGGCTTGAAGAAGAACTACAACCTCGATATCGCCGCGAACAACTTCGTGCCGATCGCCGACGGCGGTGGCCCCGCGACCGTGCGCGCACTGGTCGAGGGCCAGGTGACCGCCGCCGACATCTTCACCACCTCGCCCGCCATCACGCAGAACAACCTGGTGGTGCTGGAGGATCCGAAGCACAACTTCCCGGCGCAGAACGTGATTCCGCTGTTCAACGCGGCGAAGAAGACGGACAAGGCGCTCGCCGCCCTGAACGCCGCCTCGGCGAAGCTGACCACCGCGGAGCTGATCAAGCTGAACGAGGCGGTCTCCGGTACGGCCAAGACCGAACCGAAGGCCGCGGCCGTGGCCTGGGTGGCGGCCCAGGGGCTGAACACGCCGGCCGGATAA
- a CDS encoding glycine betaine ABC transporter substrate-binding protein, which translates to MMLAASLRMLARIVLVATAVTAVSCGNDDQGARITVGAGDAVESVMLAEIYAGALARTGARTTVATGSGERADYLAALDAGRITLLGEHSGALLTHLDAHAPERTPKNVADALSKSLPEGLVVSDIADGTDLRARVLLTTEAATHDAVQSVRDLGPSCGTRTAGVAPAAGLLTAPPAANTVTGCAFAATIPFPDLAALRKALLDGQIQAGLLLGPPAAGTGSTDGLTILSDDDYAVRAENVLPLFRKGTLDQAQIKKLNYVAGELTTEELAELIRRVRDEHRDPGDVARAWLDDHAL; encoded by the coding sequence ATGATGCTGGCCGCGTCGCTGCGGATGCTGGCTCGAATTGTGCTCGTCGCGACCGCCGTAACGGCCGTGTCCTGCGGTAACGATGACCAGGGCGCGCGGATCACGGTCGGCGCGGGCGACGCTGTCGAGTCGGTGATGCTGGCCGAAATTTACGCGGGCGCGCTGGCGCGCACCGGCGCGCGAACCACGGTCGCCACCGGATCGGGCGAGCGCGCCGACTATCTGGCGGCGCTGGACGCCGGCCGGATCACCCTGCTGGGCGAGCACAGCGGCGCGCTGCTGACCCACCTCGACGCGCACGCTCCCGAACGCACCCCGAAGAACGTCGCCGACGCACTGAGCAAGTCGTTGCCCGAGGGGCTGGTGGTCTCCGATATCGCCGACGGCACCGACCTGCGCGCGCGAGTGCTGCTCACCACGGAGGCGGCCACGCACGACGCCGTGCAGTCCGTCCGCGACCTCGGACCCAGCTGCGGCACCCGCACCGCAGGAGTGGCGCCCGCCGCCGGCCTGCTGACCGCGCCGCCGGCCGCGAACACGGTGACCGGCTGCGCCTTCGCCGCGACGATCCCGTTCCCCGACCTGGCCGCCCTGCGAAAAGCCCTGCTGGACGGGCAGATCCAAGCCGGGCTGCTGCTCGGGCCGCCCGCCGCGGGGACGGGCTCGACCGACGGGCTGACCATCCTGTCCGACGACGACTACGCCGTGCGCGCCGAGAACGTGCTGCCCCTGTTCCGCAAGGGCACGCTCGACCAGGCGCAGATCAAGAAGCTGAATTACGTTGCGGGGGAACTCACCACCGAAGAACTCGCCGAGCTGATCCGTCGCGTCCGCGACGAGCATCGCGACCCCGGCGACGTGGCACGGGCCTGGCTGGACGACCACGCGCTGTGA
- a CDS encoding NAD(P)-dependent malic enzyme has protein sequence MSPVTDAPNATTAPRADDAASLSAITHDEIFAGHLGGKLSVELSSPLETQRDLSIAYTPGVAQVSRAIAQDEELSKRYTWTERLVVVVSDGTAVLGLGDIGPRASLPVMEGKAALFKKFAGLNSIPIVVDTKDVDEIVDLLVKLRPSFGAVNLEDISAPRCFEIEKRVIEALDCPVMHDDQHGTAIVVLAALNGAAKVQGRGIEDLKVVVSGAGAAGVACTNILLAAGVRDVTVLDSKGIVSRERTDLNEVKAELATRTNPRGLIGGPAEALNGADVFLGLSAGLVAEELIASMAPESIVFAMSNPDPEIHPEVARKYAAIVATGRSDFPNQINNVLAFPGVFKGALDAGARRITEGMKIAAADAILSVVADELGPDKIVPSPLDPRVAPAVAEAVAAAARAEGVA, from the coding sequence GTGTCACCTGTGACTGACGCACCGAATGCCACCACGGCCCCCCGCGCAGACGACGCAGCGAGCCTTTCCGCTATTACGCACGACGAGATTTTCGCGGGACACCTTGGCGGCAAGCTCTCGGTGGAACTCAGCTCGCCGTTGGAAACCCAGCGCGACCTTTCGATCGCGTACACCCCGGGCGTCGCCCAGGTGAGCCGGGCCATCGCGCAGGACGAGGAACTGTCCAAGCGCTACACCTGGACTGAGCGGCTGGTCGTCGTGGTCAGCGACGGCACCGCGGTGCTCGGCCTCGGTGACATCGGCCCGCGCGCCTCGCTGCCGGTGATGGAGGGCAAGGCGGCGCTGTTCAAGAAGTTCGCGGGCCTGAACTCGATCCCGATCGTGGTGGACACCAAGGACGTCGACGAGATCGTCGACCTGCTGGTGAAGCTGCGGCCGAGCTTCGGCGCGGTGAACCTGGAAGACATCTCGGCGCCGCGCTGCTTCGAGATCGAGAAGCGCGTGATCGAGGCGCTGGACTGCCCGGTCATGCACGACGACCAGCACGGCACCGCCATCGTGGTGCTCGCCGCCCTCAACGGCGCGGCCAAGGTGCAGGGCCGCGGCATCGAAGATCTGAAGGTCGTGGTGTCCGGCGCGGGCGCGGCCGGTGTCGCGTGCACGAACATCCTGCTCGCCGCGGGCGTGCGGGACGTGACCGTGCTCGACTCGAAGGGCATCGTCAGCCGCGAGCGCACCGACCTCAACGAGGTGAAGGCCGAGCTGGCCACCCGCACGAACCCGCGCGGCCTCATCGGTGGTCCCGCCGAAGCGCTCAACGGCGCCGACGTGTTCCTGGGTCTGTCCGCGGGTCTGGTCGCCGAGGAGCTCATCGCCTCGATGGCGCCGGAGTCGATCGTGTTCGCCATGTCCAACCCGGATCCGGAGATCCACCCCGAGGTCGCGCGCAAGTACGCCGCGATCGTGGCTACCGGCCGCAGCGATTTCCCGAACCAGATCAACAACGTGCTCGCGTTCCCCGGTGTCTTCAAGGGCGCGCTGGACGCGGGCGCCCGCCGGATCACCGAGGGGATGAAGATCGCCGCCGCCGACGCCATCCTCAGCGTCGTCGCCGACGAGCTGGGCCCGGACAAGATCGTGCCGAGCCCGCTCGACCCGCGCGTCGCCCCGGCCGTCGCCGAGGCCGTCGCGGCCGCCGCGCGCGCCGAAGGTGTTGCCTAG
- a CDS encoding FAD-dependent oxidoreductase, translating to MTQLETDVLVLGGGPAGTWAAVSAAANGARVVLADKARCGTSGPTAHGTTSLWNIPPGPARDEAVDRGYAHGGGLGDPAWMHRVLDETHHRVEQLAGWGYRFPGPGPGSALRVYLDGASYLRRMRRSVLAAGVRVLDHHPALQLLVDREGRVAGAVGVQQLDRYRTWTVRAGAVVVATGGCAFLSGGAGTDVDTGDGLLFAAEAGAELSGMEFSSAYGLVPARQGAGPANSGGLALHFATYYDESGAVLEGHRAAAFAAIADGRRVFAALDEVPALLRGGLAKLGLVDHAGRVPLRAVLEGTVRGTGGLRIAGRECATTVDGLFAAGDVTTREPITGAVSGFGGQGGAWAIASGVWAGAGAAAYARTAERDAPVREVPGAGLNAVARIDPRAVVGLVQEHTLPLRRSYWRSAGSLRDSIGELDSMWPGAEFDLGGTGLDRLRARQAAALLAVARWTKYSALARTETRGMHRRTDHPGVEADWRVRLTSGGLDTVWVRPHTHEPAPSTAHEAVPVPAAREPLARGRRDVAVISTQDDGLVLAHPREPGMLTARSAAIPDAPEIVPEPAPIQAAVQLTTPSR from the coding sequence GTGACGCAACTCGAGACGGACGTACTGGTTCTGGGTGGAGGTCCCGCCGGAACCTGGGCCGCCGTCTCCGCCGCGGCGAACGGCGCGCGAGTAGTACTCGCCGACAAAGCGCGCTGCGGTACCAGCGGACCGACCGCGCACGGCACCACCTCGCTGTGGAACATTCCGCCCGGCCCGGCCCGCGACGAAGCCGTCGACCGCGGTTACGCCCACGGCGGCGGGCTCGGCGACCCGGCGTGGATGCACCGGGTGCTGGACGAGACGCACCACCGCGTCGAGCAATTGGCCGGTTGGGGATATCGCTTTCCCGGCCCGGGCCCCGGCTCCGCGCTGCGGGTCTACCTGGACGGTGCGAGCTATCTGCGCCGGATGCGGCGCAGCGTGCTCGCCGCGGGCGTGCGCGTGCTCGATCACCATCCGGCGCTGCAACTGCTCGTCGACCGGGAGGGCCGGGTGGCGGGTGCGGTCGGGGTGCAGCAGCTCGATCGATATCGGACGTGGACCGTCCGCGCCGGCGCCGTAGTGGTGGCGACCGGCGGGTGCGCGTTCCTGTCCGGCGGCGCGGGCACCGATGTCGACACCGGCGACGGCCTGCTGTTCGCGGCCGAGGCGGGGGCCGAACTCTCCGGCATGGAGTTCTCCAGCGCGTACGGCCTGGTACCCGCGCGGCAAGGGGCCGGGCCGGCGAACTCCGGTGGTCTCGCACTGCATTTCGCCACCTATTACGACGAGTCGGGGGCGGTGCTGGAAGGCCATCGCGCCGCGGCCTTCGCCGCGATCGCCGACGGCAGGCGCGTGTTCGCGGCGCTCGACGAGGTACCCGCGCTGCTGCGCGGCGGGCTCGCGAAGCTGGGCCTGGTCGATCACGCCGGGCGGGTGCCGCTGCGGGCCGTGCTGGAGGGCACCGTGCGGGGCACCGGCGGGCTGCGGATCGCCGGCCGCGAGTGCGCGACCACGGTCGACGGACTGTTCGCCGCAGGGGACGTGACCACGCGGGAACCGATCACCGGCGCGGTGAGCGGGTTCGGCGGGCAGGGCGGCGCGTGGGCCATCGCCTCCGGAGTGTGGGCCGGTGCGGGCGCGGCCGCATACGCGCGCACAGCCGAACGCGACGCCCCGGTCCGCGAGGTGCCGGGCGCCGGGCTGAACGCCGTGGCACGGATCGATCCGCGCGCGGTCGTCGGCCTCGTCCAGGAGCACACGCTGCCGCTGCGGCGCAGTTACTGGCGCAGCGCGGGCAGCCTGCGCGACAGCATCGGCGAACTCGACTCGATGTGGCCCGGCGCCGAATTCGACCTCGGCGGCACCGGCCTGGACCGGCTGCGCGCCCGGCAAGCGGCCGCCTTGCTCGCGGTCGCGCGCTGGACCAAATACAGCGCCCTCGCCCGCACCGAAACCCGCGGTATGCACCGCCGCACGGATCATCCCGGAGTCGAGGCGGACTGGCGGGTGCGCCTGACGTCGGGCGGCCTCGACACGGTGTGGGTCCGGCCCCACACGCACGAGCCCGCGCCGTCCACCGCACACGAGGCGGTCCCGGTACCCGCCGCGCGCGAGCCTCTCGCCCGGGGCAGACGGGACGTAGCCGTGATCAGCACCCAGGATGACGGCTTGGTCCTGGCCCACCCACGCGAGCCCGGCATGCTCACCGCCCGCTCCGCAGCCATCCCGGACGCCCCGGAAATCGTGCCCGAGCCCGCGCCCATACAGGCCGCGGTCCAGCTGACGACACCGTCTCGCTGA
- a CDS encoding PHP domain-containing protein produces MRIDLHTHSTASDGTDSPAELVRNAAAAGLDVLAITDHDTTAGWAEAVDALPKGLTLVRGMEMSCMGLGEDGWPVPVHLLAYLFDPTDRCFAEERERLRGERVERVRAMADRMVADGLPIDPDAVLASAGPSAGRPHLARALVAAGVVPSVDAAFEELLAPHGPYYAEKADTPLSRAVEMIAAAGGVSVLAHARARKRGRMLALDAIRELAPLGLGGLEVDHIDHSAADRAILGDLAAELGLLTTGSSDYHGANKTIRLGEFTTDPEQLEVLVGKATGVPVIAS; encoded by the coding sequence GTGCGCATCGACCTGCATACCCATTCGACCGCGTCCGACGGCACCGACTCACCGGCCGAACTGGTCCGGAACGCGGCCGCCGCCGGCCTGGACGTCCTCGCGATCACCGACCACGACACCACGGCGGGCTGGGCCGAAGCGGTCGACGCGCTACCGAAGGGGCTCACGCTGGTTCGGGGCATGGAGATGTCGTGCATGGGGCTCGGCGAGGACGGCTGGCCGGTGCCGGTGCACCTGCTGGCCTACCTGTTCGATCCGACCGATCGCTGTTTCGCCGAGGAACGTGAACGGTTACGCGGCGAGCGGGTCGAGCGGGTGCGCGCGATGGCCGACCGCATGGTTGCCGATGGTTTGCCGATTGATCCCGACGCGGTGCTCGCCTCGGCGGGTCCGTCGGCGGGTCGCCCGCATCTGGCCCGGGCACTGGTCGCGGCGGGCGTCGTGCCCAGCGTGGACGCGGCGTTCGAGGAACTGCTCGCGCCGCACGGTCCCTACTACGCCGAGAAGGCCGACACGCCGTTGTCCCGGGCGGTCGAGATGATCGCCGCCGCGGGCGGAGTGAGCGTGCTCGCGCACGCGCGGGCCCGCAAGCGCGGCCGGATGCTGGCGCTGGACGCCATCCGGGAACTCGCCCCGCTCGGGCTCGGCGGGCTCGAGGTGGACCATATCGATCACTCGGCCGCCGACCGGGCGATCCTCGGCGACCTTGCCGCCGAACTCGGCCTGCTGACCACGGGCTCGTCGGACTATCACGGCGCGAACAAGACCATCCGGCTCGGCGAGTTCACCACCGATCCCGAGCAGCTCGAGGTCCTCGTGGGCAAGGCCACCGGCGTGCCGGTGATCGCCTCGTGA